From one Rubrobacter xylanophilus genomic stretch:
- a CDS encoding DoxX family protein, translated as MDGGQSERQALTRLLASPYAVLTSRLVLGGVFVAAGAAKIPDPGLFAAAIRSYGLGLPEWFVSLAAYGLPYLEVLLGLYLMAGLFTRLAAWTANALMCVFILAILQAAVRGLEISCGCFGPSSEPSNLWLDLLRDLGLLALGLHAAFFPPGRFSVDALLGRGATETSRRPG; from the coding sequence GTGGATGGAGGTCAAAGCGAGAGGCAGGCCCTGACGCGGCTGCTGGCCAGCCCGTACGCGGTGCTGACCAGCAGGCTCGTCCTCGGGGGAGTCTTCGTCGCCGCGGGGGCCGCGAAGATCCCCGATCCGGGCCTCTTCGCCGCCGCGATCCGCTCCTACGGCCTCGGGCTTCCGGAGTGGTTCGTCTCCCTCGCGGCCTACGGACTGCCTTACCTGGAGGTGCTGCTGGGGCTCTACCTGATGGCCGGCCTCTTCACCCGGCTGGCGGCCTGGACGGCGAACGCCCTGATGTGCGTCTTTATCCTGGCGATCCTGCAGGCGGCCGTGCGGGGGCTGGAGATCTCCTGCGGCTGCTTCGGACCTTCCTCGGAGCCCTCGAACCTGTGGCTGGATCTCCTGCGCGACCTCGGCCTGCTCGCCCTGGGTCTGCACGCGGCCTTCTTCCCGCCGGGGCGCTTCAGCGTGGACGCTCTGCTGGGCCGGGGCGCGACAGAAACCTCTCGACGGCCCGGATGA
- a CDS encoding TlpA family protein disulfide reductase, which yields MTRNTPSGGKKRGAKAPRGNRPLVLALAGFTALAIVVIALLAVFSARDGETGNFTPNDQGLLPVGSRAPEFTTETVGGERISLPEGRAAMLVFFATWCPHCQNEAPTIAEFSREYEDLRVMMISVADENWPETDTPQEVRRFVEAYGIRGPAIYDPALGRTYRVTGTPTVYVVDRSGEIVGAHSGEAPREVYEGWIQEALG from the coding sequence ATGACACGCAACACCCCTTCCGGAGGCAAGAAGCGGGGGGCGAAGGCTCCCCGGGGGAACCGGCCCCTGGTCCTGGCGCTCGCAGGCTTCACCGCGCTGGCCATCGTCGTCATAGCCCTGCTGGCGGTGTTCTCGGCCCGGGACGGGGAGACCGGCAACTTCACGCCCAACGACCAGGGGCTGCTCCCGGTAGGGAGCCGGGCACCGGAGTTCACCACCGAGACCGTGGGCGGCGAGCGCATCTCGCTGCCCGAGGGGCGGGCCGCGATGCTCGTCTTCTTCGCCACCTGGTGTCCCCACTGCCAGAACGAAGCCCCGACCATAGCCGAGTTCTCCAGGGAATACGAGGATCTGCGGGTGATGATGATCAGCGTGGCCGACGAGAACTGGCCCGAGACCGACACGCCGCAGGAGGTGCGCCGTTTCGTGGAGGCGTACGGCATCCGGGGTCCGGCCATCTACGACCCGGCTTTGGGCAGGACTTACCGGGTCACCGGGACGCCGACCGTCTACGTGGTGGACAGGAGCGGCGAGATCGTCGGCGCGCACTCCGGCGAGGCCCCGAGGGAGGTTTACGAGGGCTGGATCCAGGAGGCCCTCGGGTAG
- a CDS encoding glutamate--cysteine ligase, protein MPVEFKPGNSGYTLGVEEELCIVDASTGELVPKIEEIMSRLPEDLADAVSYELFQSVLEIKTPVCRTVGEVERVLRELRGRVGSWTAACGASLASAGTHPFSRYRDQKVTEYERYRQVIEELRWVATREVIFGQHVHVAVPGPEEAIQAHNRLAEQAPLLLALSANSPYWQGMDTGFESSRVQIFETFPRAGMPPAFPDYAAFEAYVDLMVECGAMSDYTFCWWDVRPHPKLGTIELRILDSQTHLRHAVALTALTQCIVASSLEDEDTPRGPYHRDIALENKWRASRRGLDAAFFDVDERRNVPARELARAAVERLRPHAQQLGCEEELLGVLEIVENGSGSRRQREIYEKSGDFLDVVAFLIEGTRPALAGEPG, encoded by the coding sequence ATGCCCGTGGAGTTCAAGCCCGGCAACTCGGGCTATACCCTGGGGGTCGAGGAAGAGTTGTGCATCGTCGACGCGTCCACCGGCGAGCTCGTGCCCAAGATCGAGGAGATCATGAGCCGCCTGCCGGAGGATCTGGCCGACGCCGTCTCCTACGAGCTGTTCCAGTCGGTGCTGGAGATAAAGACCCCCGTCTGCCGCACCGTCGGGGAGGTCGAGCGGGTGCTGCGGGAGCTGCGGGGGCGCGTCGGCTCCTGGACGGCGGCCTGCGGGGCCTCGCTGGCCTCCGCCGGCACCCATCCCTTCAGCCGCTACCGGGACCAGAAGGTCACCGAGTACGAGCGCTACCGGCAGGTCATAGAGGAGCTGCGCTGGGTGGCCACCCGGGAGGTGATCTTCGGCCAGCACGTCCACGTGGCGGTGCCGGGTCCCGAAGAGGCGATCCAGGCCCACAACCGGCTGGCGGAGCAGGCACCGCTTTTGCTGGCCCTCTCGGCCAACTCCCCCTACTGGCAGGGGATGGACACCGGTTTCGAGTCGAGCCGGGTCCAGATCTTCGAGACCTTCCCCCGCGCCGGGATGCCCCCGGCCTTCCCGGACTACGCCGCCTTCGAGGCCTACGTGGATCTCATGGTGGAGTGCGGGGCGATGTCCGATTACACCTTCTGCTGGTGGGACGTGAGGCCTCACCCGAAGCTGGGCACCATAGAACTGCGGATCCTCGACTCACAGACCCACCTGCGCCACGCGGTGGCGCTGACAGCTCTCACCCAGTGCATCGTGGCCAGCTCCCTGGAGGACGAAGACACACCCCGGGGCCCCTACCACCGGGACATCGCCCTGGAGAACAAGTGGCGCGCCTCCCGGAGGGGGCTCGACGCCGCCTTCTTCGACGTGGACGAGCGCAGGAACGTCCCGGCCCGCGAGCTGGCCCGCGCGGCCGTCGAGCGCCTGCGGCCCCACGCCCAGCAGCTCGGCTGCGAAGAGGAGCTGCTCGGCGTGCTGGAGATAGTAGAGAACGGCAGCGGCAGCCGCCGGCAGCGCGAGATCTACGAGAAGAGCGGGGACTTCCTCGACGTAGTAGCCTTCCTCATCGAGGGCACCCGCCCAGCGCTGGCCGGGGAGCCCGGCTAG
- a CDS encoding Lrp/AsnC family transcriptional regulator has product MVTAIVLVTTESERVQEAAQAIIDIEGVTEAYSVTGPYDLAVMVRIEDFEKLADIVPGKIAQVPGVARTETMVAFRCYSNYDLDRLWSLGFEEEAS; this is encoded by the coding sequence ATGGTGACCGCGATAGTCCTGGTGACCACCGAGAGCGAGCGGGTGCAGGAGGCGGCCCAGGCGATAATAGACATCGAGGGGGTGACCGAGGCCTACTCGGTGACCGGGCCCTACGACCTGGCGGTGATGGTTCGGATAGAGGACTTCGAGAAGCTGGCGGACATCGTGCCGGGCAAGATCGCCCAGGTGCCCGGCGTAGCCCGCACCGAGACGATGGTTGCCTTCCGGTGCTACTCGAACTACGACCTCGACCGGCTGTGGTCGCTGGGTTTTGAGGAGGAGGCCAGCTAG
- a CDS encoding serine/threonine-protein kinase: MAETRYIEGQQRYVLTEMVGRGGFATVWRARPADGSPFGRGDDVAIKVIPVYSAAERSRALREGQIAEGLHHRNIVKTLEVIPGEHEVYLVTEFVHGMPLDEAARYYGPTEIVDALAQILEALDYAHAQGIIHRDIKPQNALVDRSGLVKLTDFGVAYRAGDTRLTRVGFAVGTPGYIAPEILDGADPTELTDIYAVGATARTLLSRLPDEPPPQLQEFVNRATSPNPSHRPQSAREALRLLAGRRASSPVSARVSSGARLRGKERLPGGLVERGLRATNGALAAGLGYLLASDLLLMNGAQALGIAAGLCVAGYLLPRLAALGVIVALAVALLQGGTGLGLAVLVPAAGGLWAVGAGHLLRGADRLPLGPALAVPAALAGLGAGFPLLIGALMRPVAAALSSAAGALVLVLYELTLGDGNIPFVGGPFRQMPRDIGPGEMIGWMERVLTLYPETLFLGIVWAASAAAVSAGERAGHPFAGLAAAAGGGALGYVLAVSDTPALRVDAVISLLLAAIMYAVLRYLVARARG, from the coding sequence GTGGCCGAGACTCGCTACATCGAGGGGCAGCAGCGCTACGTGCTGACCGAGATGGTCGGACGCGGCGGCTTCGCGACGGTGTGGCGGGCCCGCCCGGCGGACGGCTCGCCCTTCGGGCGCGGCGACGACGTGGCGATAAAGGTAATCCCGGTCTACAGCGCCGCCGAGCGCTCCCGGGCGCTGCGGGAGGGTCAGATCGCCGAGGGCCTCCACCACCGCAACATCGTGAAGACCCTGGAGGTGATCCCCGGCGAGCACGAGGTCTACCTGGTGACCGAGTTCGTCCACGGGATGCCGCTGGACGAGGCCGCCCGCTACTATGGCCCCACAGAGATAGTGGACGCCCTGGCCCAGATCCTGGAGGCGCTGGACTACGCCCACGCCCAGGGGATCATCCACCGCGACATAAAGCCTCAGAACGCCCTGGTCGACCGCAGCGGGCTGGTGAAGCTCACGGACTTCGGCGTCGCCTACCGCGCCGGGGACACCCGGCTGACCCGGGTGGGCTTCGCCGTCGGAACCCCGGGCTACATCGCCCCGGAGATCCTGGACGGCGCCGACCCGACGGAGCTCACCGACATCTACGCGGTCGGGGCCACCGCCCGCACCCTGCTCTCGCGGCTCCCCGACGAGCCGCCGCCGCAGCTGCAGGAGTTCGTAAACCGGGCCACCTCCCCCAACCCGTCCCACCGGCCTCAGAGCGCCCGCGAGGCGCTCCGGCTGCTCGCCGGGAGGCGCGCCTCCTCTCCCGTCTCCGCCCGGGTCTCCTCCGGCGCCCGGTTGCGGGGCAAGGAGCGCCTGCCGGGCGGGCTCGTCGAGCGGGGCCTGCGGGCGACCAACGGCGCGCTCGCCGCGGGCCTCGGCTACCTGCTGGCGAGCGACCTGCTGCTGATGAACGGGGCCCAGGCTCTGGGGATCGCCGCGGGCCTGTGCGTGGCTGGCTACCTGCTCCCGCGGCTCGCGGCCCTCGGGGTCATCGTGGCGCTGGCGGTCGCGCTCCTGCAGGGCGGGACGGGGTTGGGGCTCGCGGTGCTCGTCCCGGCCGCCGGCGGCCTGTGGGCGGTGGGGGCCGGGCACCTGCTGCGGGGGGCCGACAGGCTCCCTTTAGGTCCCGCGCTCGCCGTTCCCGCGGCGCTGGCCGGGCTCGGGGCTGGTTTCCCGCTGCTGATCGGGGCGCTCATGCGCCCGGTGGCGGCGGCGCTCTCTTCGGCGGCCGGGGCGCTGGTGCTGGTCCTCTACGAGCTCACGCTGGGCGACGGGAACATCCCCTTCGTCGGGGGGCCTTTCCGGCAGATGCCCCGGGACATAGGCCCCGGGGAGATGATCGGGTGGATGGAGCGGGTGCTGACGCTCTACCCTGAGACCCTCTTCCTGGGGATCGTCTGGGCGGCGAGCGCTGCCGCCGTCTCCGCCGGGGAGCGGGCGGGACATCCCTTCGCCGGGCTCGCCGCGGCAGCCGGCGGGGGAGCCTTGGGATACGTGCTCGCGGTCTCAGACACCCCCGCGCTCAGGGTCGACGCTGTGATATCCCTGCTGCTGGCGGCTATAATGTACGCTGTGTTGCGGTATCTCGTTGCGAGGGCGCGTGGGTAG
- a CDS encoding FhaA domain-containing protein — MGILKHIEKRMESLVEGVFGRAFRRRIHPVEIAKGLTKQMDEGRMVSISRTYAPNDFTIHLSKEDAEAISAYEDSLKEELIQYASTHAENKGYHLMTPPKVRFVTEESLRFGEFGVTAKLTGGDGPREKGAPSDTSGQTRIFRTQEAGRGAIGEGTAAISPEDARRHGLAREVVELVVDDRSYPLEGRGPWTVGRSQENDIVLPDPNVSRRHARILRAENGFVIEDLGSTNGTLLDGAPIDRERIESGDELTFGQTTARFVRRIEAPEETPQGGRSYGRG; from the coding sequence TTGGGCATCCTGAAGCACATCGAGAAGAGGATGGAGTCGCTCGTGGAGGGGGTCTTCGGGCGGGCCTTCCGGCGCAGGATACACCCCGTCGAGATCGCCAAGGGCCTCACCAAGCAGATGGACGAGGGTCGGATGGTCAGCATCTCCCGCACCTACGCGCCGAACGACTTCACCATCCACCTCTCCAAGGAGGACGCGGAGGCGATCTCCGCCTACGAGGACTCCCTAAAGGAGGAGCTCATCCAGTACGCCTCCACCCACGCCGAGAACAAGGGCTATCACCTCATGACCCCGCCCAAGGTCCGCTTCGTCACCGAGGAGAGCCTAAGGTTCGGCGAGTTCGGGGTGACCGCAAAGCTCACCGGCGGTGACGGACCACGGGAGAAGGGTGCACCCTCCGACACCTCGGGGCAGACCAGGATCTTCCGGACCCAGGAGGCGGGACGGGGGGCGATCGGCGAGGGAACGGCGGCCATCTCCCCCGAGGACGCCCGCCGCCACGGGCTGGCCCGGGAGGTGGTGGAGCTCGTCGTCGACGACAGGTCCTACCCGCTGGAGGGCCGGGGTCCCTGGACGGTGGGCCGCTCGCAGGAGAACGACATAGTCCTCCCCGACCCGAACGTCTCCCGCAGGCACGCCCGGATACTGCGGGCCGAGAACGGCTTCGTCATAGAGGACCTCGGCTCCACCAACGGCACGCTCCTCGACGGGGCGCCCATAGACCGCGAGCGGATAGAGAGCGGCGACGAGCTGACCTTCGGGCAGACCACCGCCCGCTTCGTCCGCCGCATAGAGGCTCCGGAGGAGACGCCGCAGGGCGGTCGGAGCTACGGGAGAGGCTAA
- a CDS encoding FHA domain-containing protein → MLELQVPLLAAKALLLLLLFAFVYAVVRRGVGDLRSIPEDESFQPGAAGRKEGQAPKRGVSELMVEESEVLAPGTEFPIGNGTTTIGRSSASDIVLKSDDYVSGRHARLTRHGGLLYVEDLGSTNGTFVNGRKTVGATPLRDGDRVRVGSTTFRYLE, encoded by the coding sequence ATGCTGGAGTTGCAGGTGCCGCTGCTGGCGGCGAAGGCCCTTCTCTTGCTTCTGCTCTTCGCCTTCGTCTACGCGGTGGTGCGCCGCGGGGTGGGAGACCTGAGGAGCATCCCCGAGGACGAGTCCTTCCAGCCCGGCGCCGCCGGGAGGAAGGAGGGGCAGGCCCCCAAGAGGGGGGTCTCCGAGCTGATGGTGGAGGAGTCCGAGGTGCTCGCGCCGGGGACGGAGTTCCCGATCGGCAACGGGACCACCACCATAGGGCGCTCCTCGGCGAGCGACATCGTGCTCAAGAGCGACGACTACGTCTCGGGCCGCCACGCCCGGCTCACCCGCCACGGGGGGCTGCTCTACGTCGAGGATCTCGGCTCCACCAACGGGACCTTCGTCAACGGCAGGAAGACCGTCGGGGCCACGCCCCTGCGCGACGGGGACCGGGTGAGGGTGGGCTCCACGACCTTCAGGTATCTGGAGTAG
- a CDS encoding Stp1/IreP family PP2C-type Ser/Thr phosphatase: MLFLEPFGITDAGRVRQNNEDALLVGEGKDETLFAVADGIGGFEAGEVASSIAIEVLKGMDPGDSFEEALKEANRRIRATARGDERFAGMGTTVVAVRFGQRDGRPVAEVAHVGDSRAYLMHGDALRPVTEDHSLVAELVRSGDLSRAEAAEHPQRNLITRALGAEETVNVDTAVFPVEAGDRVVLCSDGLSDMVPEARISEILARHREDPETPARRLLEAALEAGGTDNVTVVVVDVKQRREERREEHGGTREMPPVAPPPPKPRSSSRRSGGKRRSSRLLGRLLRGLVGLVAVVVLLTPAYLWGSSRYFLDARGGEVVVYRGLPYEVGGVQLNEEWRRTGLRLSEVRRPYREPITERRLYTRDEVERVLRDLER; encoded by the coding sequence ATGCTCTTTCTGGAGCCCTTCGGCATCACGGACGCAGGTCGGGTAAGGCAGAACAACGAGGACGCCCTGCTCGTCGGCGAGGGGAAGGACGAGACGCTCTTTGCGGTGGCCGACGGGATCGGTGGTTTCGAGGCAGGAGAGGTGGCGAGCTCCATCGCCATAGAGGTTCTGAAGGGGATGGACCCCGGCGACTCCTTCGAGGAGGCTCTCAAGGAGGCCAACCGCCGGATAAGGGCGACGGCCCGGGGGGACGAGCGCTTCGCGGGAATGGGGACCACCGTCGTGGCCGTCCGCTTCGGGCAGCGGGACGGCCGCCCGGTGGCCGAGGTGGCCCACGTCGGCGACTCCCGGGCCTACCTGATGCACGGAGACGCGCTGCGCCCCGTCACCGAGGACCACTCGCTGGTGGCCGAGCTGGTACGCAGCGGGGACCTCAGCCGGGCCGAGGCCGCCGAGCACCCGCAGAGAAACCTCATAACCCGGGCCCTCGGGGCGGAGGAGACCGTGAACGTGGATACCGCCGTCTTCCCCGTGGAGGCCGGCGACAGGGTCGTGTTGTGCTCCGACGGTCTCTCGGACATGGTGCCGGAGGCGAGGATCTCGGAGATCCTCGCCCGGCACCGGGAGGACCCAGAGACCCCGGCGCGCAGGCTCCTGGAGGCGGCGCTGGAGGCCGGGGGTACGGACAACGTCACCGTCGTGGTGGTCGACGTGAAGCAGCGGCGGGAGGAGCGGCGGGAGGAGCACGGTGGCACCCGCGAGATGCCCCCGGTAGCTCCTCCCCCTCCGAAGCCCCGTTCCTCCTCCCGGAGGAGCGGGGGCAAGCGGCGCTCCTCCCGGCTGCTCGGCCGGCTCCTGCGAGGGCTCGTCGGGCTCGTGGCGGTGGTCGTGCTGCTCACCCCGGCCTATCTCTGGGGATCCAGCCGGTACTTTCTCGACGCGCGGGGTGGGGAGGTCGTCGTCTACCGCGGGCTCCCCTACGAGGTGGGCGGGGTACAGCTCAACGAGGAGTGGCGGAGGACCGGGCTCAGGCTCTCCGAGGTGCGCCGGCCATACCGAGAGCCCATAACGGAGAGGAGGCTCTACACCAGGGATGAGGTCGAGCGGGTCCTGAGGGACCTCGAGAGGTAG
- a CDS encoding FtsW/RodA/SpoVE family cell cycle protein, which produces MTQRATTPMILALLVSTLGFATLIFVQEATSPPLIYGAYYAGTLFALYLAVRVILPHSDVLLLPIVTLLTGIGLVMIFRLTYDVEGVENLAITQAVWILIGSGALLLIVLLFRDYERLFDYKYLFALAAVALICLTFTPLGYEVNGARLWVRLGPVNFQPSEFARIALIIFYAGYLAEKRDLLAATSRSVLGVQIPSPKYFGPVALVWAVSLGLLVFERDLGSSLLFFAVPLLMLYVATGRLAYVIIGGLMFSGGAFATYLLFDHVRVRVQTWLDPWQNPDAEGFQILQSIFNIADGGITGTGLGAGFAQTIPEVHTDFIFSAIASELGLLGATAVLLAFLVFVYRGIKISLLAGDDASKLLAFGLTTMFALQTLIIVGGVTRLIPLTGITLPFVSYGGSSVVGNFILTGLLLVVSEKAGRRGPGKGAAR; this is translated from the coding sequence ATGACCCAGCGCGCCACCACGCCGATGATCCTGGCCCTGCTGGTGAGCACCCTGGGGTTCGCCACCCTCATCTTCGTGCAGGAGGCCACGAGCCCTCCGCTCATCTACGGGGCCTATTACGCGGGGACGCTGTTTGCGCTCTACCTGGCGGTGCGCGTAATTCTCCCCCACTCCGACGTTTTGCTCCTGCCCATCGTGACCCTGCTCACCGGCATCGGGCTGGTCATGATCTTCCGGCTCACCTACGACGTGGAGGGGGTCGAGAACCTCGCCATAACCCAGGCGGTCTGGATCCTCATCGGCAGCGGGGCGCTGCTGCTCATCGTCCTCCTCTTCCGCGACTACGAGCGCCTCTTCGACTACAAGTACCTCTTCGCGCTGGCCGCGGTGGCGCTCATCTGCCTCACCTTCACCCCGCTCGGCTACGAGGTAAACGGGGCCCGGCTGTGGGTGCGGTTGGGGCCGGTCAACTTCCAGCCCTCGGAGTTCGCCCGGATAGCGCTCATCATCTTCTACGCCGGGTATCTGGCGGAGAAGCGGGATCTTCTGGCGGCCACCAGCAGGAGCGTGCTGGGCGTCCAGATCCCCTCCCCGAAGTACTTCGGGCCGGTCGCCCTGGTGTGGGCCGTCTCGCTCGGGCTGCTGGTCTTCGAGCGCGACCTGGGAAGCAGCCTGCTCTTCTTCGCCGTGCCGTTGTTGATGCTCTACGTGGCCACCGGACGTCTCGCCTACGTCATCATCGGGGGGCTCATGTTCTCCGGCGGGGCCTTCGCCACCTACCTGCTCTTCGACCACGTACGGGTCCGGGTGCAGACTTGGCTCGACCCCTGGCAGAACCCCGACGCCGAGGGCTTCCAGATCCTGCAGAGCATCTTCAACATCGCCGACGGCGGCATCACCGGCACGGGCCTGGGGGCCGGCTTCGCCCAGACCATCCCCGAGGTCCACACCGACTTCATCTTCAGCGCCATCGCCAGCGAGCTGGGACTGCTGGGGGCCACGGCGGTGCTTTTGGCCTTCCTGGTGTTCGTCTACCGGGGGATCAAGATCTCCCTCCTCGCCGGGGACGACGCCTCGAAGCTGCTCGCCTTCGGGCTCACCACCATGTTCGCCCTGCAGACCCTCATCATCGTAGGGGGTGTGACCCGCCTGATCCCGCTGACCGGCATAACCCTGCCTTTCGTCTCCTACGGCGGCTCCTCGGTGGTCGGCAACTTCATCCTGACGGGGCTGTTGCTGGTCGTCTCCGAGAAGGCCGGCCGACGCGGGCCGGGGAAGGGAGCCGCCAGGTGA
- a CDS encoding peptidoglycan D,D-transpeptidase FtsI family protein — protein sequence MNAHVRRTFYLFVAGFVALIGMLAYWQVYARESLANNPENGLQTRRAIESPRGLILARDGETVLARSVERPSESGNNPTYERVYPQGPLYAGVVGYWSTRYGATGIEIAENSNLSGNADPATLDELINQISGGPRPGNNVTLTIDPQLQRLAYELLAASNTGRGSVVAVDPKTGEILALVSHPSYDPNNIDDRFRELQQDPSQPLLNRATQGLYPPGSVFKVVTAAAALKSGVSPTAVFFDDGTYEQPGYTVTNYGGASYGRVTFAQALALSINTVFAQIAVEEVGRQLLYATARDFGFGSSYEEFPLEISASRLGEGNLAQIAFGQDTVLSNVFQMALVAATVANDGTMMEPHLVKEVRSPDGIIIERASPQREREVLDPQTAATLKEMMVGVVESGSATAAQIAGVEVAGKTGTAEVPPNAPHSWFIAFAPADDPRIAVAVLVENGGDGEKQALPIARQLIASYLDLPSRTAPQQNPAAPNLPEGLPQQLPGELQNLPQRLFGENGRP from the coding sequence GTGAACGCCCACGTCCGGCGCACCTTCTACCTCTTCGTCGCGGGCTTCGTGGCCCTCATCGGGATGCTGGCCTACTGGCAGGTCTACGCCCGGGAGTCGCTGGCCAACAACCCCGAGAACGGGCTGCAGACCCGCAGGGCCATAGAGAGCCCGCGCGGCCTCATCTTGGCCCGCGACGGGGAGACGGTCCTGGCCCGCAGCGTAGAGCGGCCCTCCGAGAGCGGCAACAACCCCACCTACGAGCGGGTCTACCCCCAGGGGCCGCTCTACGCGGGGGTCGTCGGCTACTGGAGCACCCGCTACGGGGCCACCGGGATCGAGATAGCCGAGAACTCCAACCTCTCCGGCAACGCCGACCCGGCCACCCTCGACGAGCTGATCAACCAGATCTCCGGCGGCCCCCGCCCCGGCAACAACGTCACCCTGACCATAGACCCGCAGCTGCAGCGCCTGGCCTACGAGCTTTTGGCGGCGAGCAACACCGGCCGGGGCTCGGTGGTGGCCGTGGACCCGAAGACGGGGGAGATCCTGGCGCTGGTCTCCCACCCCTCCTACGATCCGAACAACATAGACGACCGTTTCCGGGAGCTGCAGCAGGACCCCTCCCAGCCGCTGCTGAATCGGGCGACACAGGGGCTCTATCCCCCAGGATCGGTCTTCAAGGTGGTGACCGCCGCGGCCGCCCTCAAGAGCGGGGTCTCACCGACCGCCGTCTTCTTCGACGACGGGACCTACGAGCAGCCCGGCTACACCGTCACCAACTACGGCGGGGCCTCCTACGGCCGGGTGACCTTCGCCCAGGCGCTCGCGCTCTCCATAAACACCGTCTTCGCCCAGATAGCGGTCGAGGAGGTGGGCCGGCAGCTGCTCTACGCCACCGCCCGGGACTTCGGCTTCGGCTCCTCCTACGAGGAGTTCCCGCTGGAGATCTCCGCGAGCCGGCTCGGCGAGGGGAACCTGGCCCAGATCGCCTTCGGCCAGGATACCGTGCTCTCCAACGTCTTCCAGATGGCGCTCGTCGCGGCCACGGTCGCCAACGACGGCACCATGATGGAACCGCACCTGGTGAAGGAGGTGCGCTCCCCGGACGGGATCATCATAGAGCGCGCCTCCCCGCAGAGGGAGCGCGAGGTGCTAGACCCGCAGACCGCCGCCACCCTTAAGGAGATGATGGTCGGGGTGGTGGAGAGCGGCTCGGCGACGGCGGCGCAGATAGCGGGGGTCGAGGTCGCCGGGAAGACCGGAACGGCCGAGGTCCCTCCCAACGCCCCCCACTCCTGGTTCATCGCCTTCGCCCCCGCCGACGACCCCCGGATAGCCGTGGCCGTGCTGGTGGAGAACGGCGGCGACGGCGAGAAGCAGGCGCTGCCCATAGCCCGGCAGCTGATCGCCTCCTACCTCGATCTGCCCTCCCGGACCGCTCCGCAACAGAACCCCGCAGCCCCCAACCTTCCCGAAGGGCTGCCGCAACAGCTCCCCGGCGAGCTCCAGAACCTGCCGCAGCGGCTCTTCGGGGAGAACGGGAGGCCCTAA